The Phragmites australis chromosome 13, lpPhrAust1.1, whole genome shotgun sequence DNA window taaggaatttgagtggttcagctctaattttaagataagagggtcttaaaattaatttccctgtggcacatgcggtgcacacaaaatccGATGGTTGTGGAAATTTGGCagtatttatgccatgaccaatTGAATTGCAGATAATTTTTCGCATCATTCCAACACCGGGATGACCTAGgcgatcatgccatatttgaAATGTGTcaacattctgaaaaattaccttatatGCAACATGTGGTACGGGCTTGATGTATGTATAATACAATCCTGAGGATAAAGAGGGAATTTTTTCTAGTATTTGTTTTGCATATCCGTTATTTTTGGTAATGAGgagatattcctctttgttgtcatcgtgagtttcaatatggaaaccattttgacggatatctctataactcaGTAGGGTACGTGTTGAATCGGGATACAGGAGTGCATCTTCGATTGTaatttgagtacccatagggagagtgattatggcgcgaccagagccaacaatcatagcatcgTGTCCTGCGATCGTCAAAATATTTCCTTGACTCTTTTtcagagtttggaaatatttagtttcccttagtatagagttagtggtacaACTATCCACTAAGCACATCTCTTCTTCATTTGGATTGTCTCCCgtaatcatctatatatataaaaatagagaatgtgaaattcttcatagatatatatagaatacatacaactttattgagtatcaatgtgtTGATACAATAGTATGACAACAACCTATTACAACACTATGTAGGACATAGATATTAATAATATCTAATGAATTAAGAGCCTAATCGAAGTCTCCAAATAAGTCATTGGAAGCAAAATCCACTAGCATATTGTCCATGCCCTCAAGGTCCTCTTGCTCTTTAAGAGTGATGTCGTTGTTCAGTTCTGGATGAACATTTTGGGAACAACTTGTCGTCTTGGTGGTGTCAgattgaagattgaaatgagcttcaaatcttttGCCTTGAGTTGGTCGGCTTCGTCCAACGGACTTTAGGTAAAGATCAACCAAGTGTTTTGGGGTGTGGCATTTCTTAGTTGTGTGGCTGTAGCAACCACATTTACGACAAATATCAGATTTGTCTTTGTTATTGAAAATGCTCTTCCCCTTGTTATTTCTATGGAATTTCTGCTTCTTTATGTGGTTGTTCCTGCCTTTGAAGTTCTTTGGACGACGTTTGTTGCTGTCGAACCTCTTTGTATTCTGAACATTTGAATTTACTTCAGGTAAAGGGGCAGTGCCTGTAGGGCGCTGGTGatgattctttaaaagaagttcatcatgcttttcagcCTGAAGTAAAGTATGAATTAATTCAGAATAGTGCTGATAGTTTCTAGCAcggtattgttgttgcaataccctatgggcaggaagcattgtagacaaagttttttctattttctccgcatcagtgggagctttgtcacaGAAAAGCAATCTTGAGCAGATTTTGTGAACAGCATGATTGTATTCTCCAATGGACTTAAAGTCCTGAAGGCGAATGTTGGACCATTCGCGTTGTGCATCAGGTAGTATTACTGCATTTTGCTGTTCATATCGCTCTTTGAGCGAGTTCCATAGGTCATGTGGATTTTCATCCATCAAGTATTCAGATTTTAAATCTGGATGTAAATGGTGCCTTATGTAGTATAAAGCcccatacttgatttgatcttgaagtGGCGGATCTCCCTCTTGAGGGGGATTAATTGCCGTCATAAGTCCGCGGGAtgatagacttatcttcatgtCCATTGCCCATGTTAGATAGTTTTTACCATCTAACTCGAGTCTTTCGAACTCAATATTGGACATTTTGTCCTACAAATTGACCAATGATTAAATGAATTTACATTTTGGGTAAATTAAagaatcatggtaatgttgtaatagtgcaaaaaaaaattgtacaatcAAGTTAATACTTGGGTTggatagtgtagacctcaaattatattggtaacacattgaaggtagtcacCAAAATGATGAAAACCTTTTAGTAGTGGAGGCATAATCTGTAATTATTCAGTAGATGCCATGAATTCCACTAACTTGTGTTATTCAAATCTTGTGTTAACACTATgtaggtaatcaccaaaattggtGTAGACCTTCTTTAATTCATAAACACATTGGGTACGCACGTTGAGGATATTCACTATATGTAAATATAGTGTAGATCCCTCAGTAGTTTATAGATACTACCttgtgtatggccaatatgaAGTATGAATTAGGGTAATCACCTAAAAAAGGTGTATAGTGTTATATCAAGTGAAGAGGTAATCACATATTTTgcaataatattaattttatatgaaaattaattGCTATTGCAAATTAATTTGAATGCATTATCGTAAAATGCTTGTAACATATAAGATTTTCAGAGAATACAAGGACTggaacatatatatttacaacatAAACAGAACGAAATACAATTATAGTTAAAGACAGGGGCTATAACGTAATTTTACAGGACTGTAAAATTAAATACTGAAATTGGCTATAAAATGATGAAAACCcgaggggtttttttttgtgaaaaagccaattatttcaatattttttttttgactgatGGGCTGAACAAACTTGGGCTGAGGCCTTTTTAGCCTTTCGGCCCAGCCCGGAGCACCCCCTCCCACCTTTCCTGTTGCACAGTATATATAGTGGCCGGCTAGGGTTTTCCAAACCCTAACCGGCtttggagccgccgccgccgcctggtcTCTCGGGACCTGGGCCGGCTATcacgtggggggggggggtggggccGCCAGCCGGGGAAAACAGGCGCTGGTGGGGCGCGCCGGCCGGACCGCCGGTCGGCTTCGGCGGTGAAGCAGTGGTGGGGCGCGCCGGCCGGACGTCGGTGGCGGTCGGCCGAGGGGCCTTCGGGCTGCTGGCCTTGGAGTGCGTCAGCCGAGCCACCGGGCGGAGCAGCGACCGGACGAGCCACCGGAGTAGAGGGTCGGGCGGAGCATGGGCCGGCCGAGCCGCCTGAGCGGAGGGTCGGGCGGTCTGCCGGCCTTCACGGGTGGTCAAGTCGCCGGCGAAGCAGTGGCCGGCCGTCGGAGCAGAGGGGCCGGGCCGTCGGGGGGGTTGCAGAGCTGAAAGCGAGTCGGACCGAGTCACCGGGATGGTCGCCAAGCCGCCAGAGTTCGGGCCGTCGGCTGAGGAGTCGGCACGGCGGGGTGTCGCCGAGCAGAGTGGGCCGGTCTGCCGGTTCGCCGGCCGTTCATCGTGCAGAGGGGGGCGCCAGCCGAGGTGTGCTACACCCCTTTCCCCCTTGCACATGCACGCGCCTTGGCGCGTTTAGAACCCCCCGGAGGGGAGGTTGGAGGCCGCAGGGGCCCATGACCCCGGGCGGAGGCCCGGACGGCGGTTAGCCGCTGCAGTGGCGAAGCGACGAAGGGTGCGGCCGAGCGGCGCAGTTGGTGTAGCCACTGTGGAGCCGGCGGTTGATGAAGAGGAGTCGGTTATCTGGATGAACGGCGCAGCGGCCATCGAGACCGTGGTGGATGGGTCCTCCGAGATGACTTCCACAACTTCAATGCTGGAGTCGATGAAGGCAGGTgtgttcaaatcgaagccctGGGAAGGAGAGGCAGGATGGTAGTCCGCCATTGTTCCCGGGAGGCTTCTGCCGCGCCGAACACGGAAAATCCAGTCGCGACGGTGGCCATCCGTGGTTTCTGCCACTGCAGTAGGAGGAACCACGTTGGCCATGTCCGTGGAAGTGCCAGTGGGTGGCACTGGAATAGAGGAAGACAGCGGAGTGTACTCCGGAGAGTACAACACGCGTTCCTCtggatcttcttcctcctcggaTGCCATCTCCAGTGTGGTGTTGAAGAGAGGTGCAGCACCGCTGCGTGCTGCCATGGTTGGTGGAGGGCCGGTGGGGGCAGGGGCTGCTTGAGCCCTCATAAGGTCGTGGTTGTGGCCATGACGGCGAGGACGACGTGTgcggcgacggcgatggcgacggcgacgggcaCGCTGTTGGCCAAACGGCGAGATGTGCCGTAGAACTGCCGCCTCCAAGTCTATCAAACAGCGAAGAATGTCTCCAGTGGTGGATGAAGGTGAGGCCATCTCTTATCTTGTACCTTGTTCTGGGagaggccttcgtgccttctctgttggtgtgaggaaccgtccaaatagtattctaattaatcatcaggaggatcattattcataatcacaacctcgacgattaaccagaataccattccggtagtcccggcacgtgctttgtgcccaggatcggaacacatgccttccaactcaaatatcacaacacagtttaatagagagcaaataattaaactggattaccattgttaaacaagcaactgcttccacaatttacaacaaaagaggaacaacaactactactatgcagcggaagaaaaacctatacaacaaaagagtatggagccgtatgcccttaggctccataccaaaagcgccagagttcggagtagaaggtgctactcctgcccgccaccctgatcggcaggcacaaagtagccgaacactgcctcttcttcgccgacctgcgatcctgaaagcaacttaagggcagcacccttagtacgaaggtactagcaagtcttacacagtatgagtatatatattctcgactccaaggatcatgcattttaaagctgtagcaaggattaagacatgtttaagttcattaagcggtaagcaacctagactctaggtgtaagcaactgacttaaccaaccaccgactcaaaccctgccaaccaactgatcaaaacagatatataacaacaagtgtataaaagcataccattcccaccaaaccaccaaccacataccgaccaaaccaccccaatccaaccatgccacaacccacatcgaaactctacgaccaaaatatggtcgctcggtggagataagcgatagcgatgctcatgaccgagagcgcggcagctcgaactgattatacaccctgcagggggatactcctggacccacacgacacagggaccatacggcttgtgccacccgctaagatgcgcacaagggggtacccgtgacaacctttcccaaccaggcccaaccatgtggatcaaccatagctcggcacggcggtattagaactactccccgagcaaactaataccgctaaaagcccggactcaaaccggactcacaccgtctatgacgaggcccacatgaccacgtctgcgaaggtaatcggctcgcctaccattatatcagcatgtggtgagtaaggtatgtgctaaagccgactacaccgatgatcggtgcttaaccggtgcaagcggtctacggtgtccgggttccctccccgaactgcctgaggactcctcgtgagcagatgacacccctaacaccgcccacacctcgtctcaactcaccactcaccaaaccgactcatcatcaacacaaccataagtgcgaacaagtaataagtcctaggctcgcgacaacggtggacgccgtcgtcgacttctaccggaaagcctaagtaccactaagcatagcgaactaaaattagacctcgatgacaccactaggctcctaggaacaacacatgacatgtgaccgaaatgggataatgcatcggcataggttctacccaactcagtacccgacacatgcaatgtatacataagcgtagataacatattaaattttcaagtagacacggtgcaatatgaacgatgcttgccttgctgccctgaatcagaaaggtgggacgcctcacgatcgcccacggcctccgggatcgacggatcggcgttcactacagagagcaacgcgtgcaatgtaatgagcatgtatgaaatgcgatcatgtaagaaaaatatgctccacaatacatgacaacattattccaagatcgtactgtccaaaccagaattttccaagtggtctcaaaaagtttggagttcctacgaattaactacgaattttacaagctatcagctatcaggaaagcctgataaaccgtgctcggggtgcccgggatgaacagtactcacgggtacccggggtgaacagtacccgggggtgctcggggtgaatcagtacaggggtgctcgggtgctcgggtgaacagtatcagggggtgctcgcggtgactgagctcgtgctcgggtgaacagtacccgggggtcgtcgggtgaacagtacccggggtgctcgggagtgctcgcggtgacggagctcgtgctcgggtgaacagtacccgggggtcgtcgggtgaacagtacccggggtgctcgggagtgctcgcggtgactgagctcgtgctcgggtgaacagtacccgggggtcgtcgggtgaacagtacccggggtgctcgggagtgctcgcggtgactgagctcgtgctcgggtgaacagtacccgggggtcgtcgggtgaacagtacccggggtgctcgggagtgctcgcggtgactgagctcgtgctcgggtgaacagtacccgggggtcgtcggtgaacagtatcaggggtgctcgggtgaacagtactcggcgctacagtaaatcaGCCTCGctcagctccagaacagcagccattacgaagggaaaaactgagctaaactaacctgggagtctctctaaatcaaaagtaaaaatgcctagaagggtgtacagggtctagactttgctcaaccgcctagcaacatgattcctaactcaaatccacataaatcctcatttgttcccagactgcagaactttaagaactttgcaaccctagttccagaatcaagatctatccaaccaaaaatgagcatacttgccatgggagcctagcagactcacctaaggtcctttgctgaggttggtgaccgccagttgaaggaggaaacgacggaaaatggcttggagaagagaggaaaaactgctgcttccttgcttctcccaaagaacaccaaacaagttcagaaccagctcgaattccttcggggaaactgaaaatgaattggatggacgagtagtccttgagctggtggtctgtgagtaccacatacgtaccttgatcttgctcccagaggtagggatccaaaaggggaaaaagggagcctaagagagagagtgagagagacggccaactccaacttgcttcctcaaaaagccttatgtggtggagtgggtaaggagtacgtatgggcaggtttgaggggagagagagctgttgcccacttatagagagatattttccacccaagtgggccccatttacctagaggaaagttcagacttgcttccagctcctttatttctcttagtttttccttctccca harbors:
- the LOC133889602 gene encoding uncharacterized protein LOC133889602 translates to MGNGHEDKSIIPRTYDDLKSEYLMDENPHDLWNSLKERYEQQNAAEKHDELLLKNHHQRPTGTAPLPEVNSNVQNTKRFDSNKRRPKNFKGRNNHIKKQKFHRNNKGKSIFNNKDKSDICRKCGCYSHTTKKCHTPKHLVDLYLKSVGRSRPTQGKRFEAHFNLQSDTTKTTSCSQNVHPELNNDITLKEQEDLEGMDNMLVDFASNDLFGDFD